The Lentisphaerota bacterium region CGTCATGAGATTATCTGAGGCTCCTGCAAACCTCCACAGGGATGATTGTAAGAGAGAAAGAAGCCCCTACAATGGCTAGACATGTTCTATCTGCTTTGATTCGGCGGCCGTGGCGTGGCCGGAAGTTCGCCGTGCTTGTGGCTGGCTTGGGTTGTGTGGCGCTGATGTTGAACGGATGTGCCAACGGGTTGTTTTACTATCCCGACGCACGGGTCTATTCAACGCCAGACAGGGTCGGCCTGCCGTACCAGGACGTGTGGTTTACCAGTCGCGACGGATCCCCCTTGCATGGTTGGTTTATACCGGCAACGACCCCGGGCCCGGCGCTGGGCACGGTCGTCCATTTCCATGGCAATGCCCAGAACATGACCGCGCATTACGGGTTTGTTTCCTGGCTGCCAGCAGAAGGTTTCAACGTCTTTGTCTTTGATTATCGAGGCTATGGGGCCTCGGCGAAGAAGAAGCCGACCCGTCAGGGCACATTTGAGGATGGAATAGCCGCGCTGGCGTATGTCCGGGGACGTGCCGACCTTGATCCGCAGCGCATGATTCTCTATGGACAGAGCTTGGGCGGAGCATTGGCGTTGGCTGTGGCTGGAGAAACGCATCCAGCAGGCGTGCAGGCCGTGATAGCTGAATCGGCTTTCTCAACGTATCGCGGGGCGGCGGGTGATGGGGTCGGCGCGAATTTTAAACTGGGGGCATGGCTGCGGCCACTGACCTGGCTGTTGGTGTCGGGCGACCACAATCCGAAAGCTTCCGTTGACGCAATCAGCCCTGTTCCGTTGCTGCTGATTCACGGCACGGCCGACACGGTGGTGTCGTATCGGCATGCCGAGATCCTGTTCAAGAAAGCCAGACAGCCCAAACAATTGTTGCCCATGCCTGGCGCGGGACATACCGCCGCCGCCGGTTCTGCAGATATACGCCGTCAAATCGTCGCGTTCTTGAACCAGGGGTGTAAGACAAAAAAGTGAGATGTGGGAGGGAGGCATTGTGCCCGAACATCACCAGCGTATCTTCGAAAAGTTCGGTCAGATCGCCGGCCACACGAATCGTCAGGGCACGGGCTTGGGATTAACCTTCTGCAAACTGGCCGTCGAAGCCCACGGCGGCCGCATCGGTGTCGAAAGCGAAGAAGGGAAGGGTAGCACATTCTGGTTGGCGCTGCCCTGGCTGGACGGCAGTCCGGGAACTCCATAAAAGGTTAGACATGATAGACTCCCCGATGAGTAAGGATGGCATGCGATATGTCTTCGCTACAGCGAGTTAAGCAGATTTCGC contains the following coding sequences:
- a CDS encoding alpha/beta hydrolase, translating into MIVREKEAPTMARHVLSALIRRPWRGRKFAVLVAGLGCVALMLNGCANGLFYYPDARVYSTPDRVGLPYQDVWFTSRDGSPLHGWFIPATTPGPALGTVVHFHGNAQNMTAHYGFVSWLPAEGFNVFVFDYRGYGASAKKKPTRQGTFEDGIAALAYVRGRADLDPQRMILYGQSLGGALALAVAGETHPAGVQAVIAESAFSTYRGAAGDGVGANFKLGAWLRPLTWLLVSGDHNPKASVDAISPVPLLLIHGTADTVVSYRHAEILFKKARQPKQLLPMPGAGHTAAAGSADIRRQIVAFLNQGCKTKK